A genomic region of Metopolophium dirhodum isolate CAU chromosome 1, ASM1992520v1, whole genome shotgun sequence contains the following coding sequences:
- the LOC132934823 gene encoding uncharacterized protein LOC132934823: MKIFKCGSCTFQLNVQGRFRFHVSYHTNKKEPEKPMNNQPVAKALHPVPQLMIQIYRCEVCSKFFDSRIYYLQKHLTQPKAPIKKFQIVLRKKLMKTMQMWKTKWETWTQTSNNSGNTQSKD; encoded by the exons atgaaaatattcaagtGTGGCTCTTGTACATTCCAATTGAATGTGCAAGGTCGTTTTCG atTTCACGTGAGCTATCATACGAACAAAAAGGAGCCTGAAAAACCTATGAATAATCAACCAGTGGCTAAAGCATTACATCCG gtaccgCAACTGATGATACAAATTTACAGATGTGAGGTATGTTCTAAATTCTTCGATAGTCGAATTTATTACCTTCAAAAACACTTAACTCAGCCAAAAGCTCCCATCAAGAAATTCCAGATAGTGTTGAGAAAGAAGTTGATGAAGACAATGCAAATGTGGAAAACAAAATGGGAGACTTGGACACAGACATCTAATAACAGTGGGAATACACAAAGCAAAGATTAA